TGAATGCCTTGATCCAGTTTCTCATTTGTTTGCctctttcatattttttgaggcaatattttgtttcttatttttaaaaataattttaccaAATTCTATGACACTTTCTTTTCTGGAGCACCTTTTTAATTTTCCTCTTTCTGTGATTCTAACTTTTCTTCTACTTTTCCAGAgaaatattatttatgtgtgttCACACATCTTAGCCATTATTCCCACTGCTATAGTTGGTGATTTTGCGGCTGCCTTTCCCCACAGTTGTCATTTGGATCCTCTCTACAAACCATCTTCGCTCACAAAATCAGCTTGCATCCTCAATTGCTGATTTTGCCACCTTTGCCCTTGTTTGCACCTTCGTTCAATCTCCCAACTGTTTCCCTAATGTTATCGACTACACAGCAATTAGATTGAAGGGATGTTTTTAAAAAAGAGTAAGAATGTCGGTACAATGGTGGAAATTTAAGGAGTCAAAATTTTGATTTGCGATATAAGAATCAGGTTTGTCAGTATGATTAGGATCCAAGCATGTTAGGAGCCGAATTTTTTTGCATTAACAATTAATGCATCCAGAtatcccttttttcttttcttttttttttttttgggggggggggggtttgatATCTTTTATTTCTTAGACAACTGTTGGGTCATAATGTTTATTTGCAGTTTTCTTTTTCCATTATATGTCTGAGGGTTTttttatgaattgtttaaagttTATAGGAGtcttttgtaattcatattgagataagatatGCAGAGCATAAAATAAGGGGGTTAGGCTGTCAATGTATTTAATGCTCTATGTTTtatatgctcttttttttttccattaatTGAGTGGTTTTAAAGTGCGGTCCTTCTGTGTTTGGGTTTCATCTATGTTATGCAGCATCTTGGAAGATATTTTAAGCAATCTTCTAAGGCAATGGAGCAGCAGGTCTCTCGGGATGCAAGGTTCTATGGTTCACTTATCAGGTATCTACACCTTGTCACTTGTCAAAGGCGCCAACTTTCTTGTTGAACAACATATATCATTcttacttttgatgaactgaTAGGTTGCAGCAGAATTGGAAAGTAAAACGGCAGCGTATGGCAGCAATAGGTCCAGGAAGTGAGGGCTTCTCTTTTGATCTGCTAGATAATTCGTTCTTAGACTTGACTGCTTTATCTCGTCCATCATCGATATCTACAGTTCGTGTTGATCATCACTATTCAGGCATTTTGTCTATACAAAGGCCTCAAAAATCATGTCGCTCTATATCTCTTAGATTTATTGGGGCTGATCCTCGTTGCAAACAGAAAAGCTTCAGTAGAAAGAAAGTATATAGCTCAGCTGAGCATCCTCGAACAGCTAAAACAGAAGctttgactgatgaagatgtcaATGAATGTGTTAAAGATACTCATTCAGTTCTTTGTGAAATCCATCAGTCTATATTTGAAGAGCAGGTAGATTTATTTGAGGTCCTCTTTGCAATCCTTTTTGTACTTTATGACATATTCGGTCATCAAATTTCAGGTTTTTGACATGGTAAACCATGAGACGTACAACCCATTGCCGGGTGTAAGTGTGACTGGGATGCGAGAAGATTTTTTACAACTAGCAATTGGTCAAGAAACTTCAGTATGTCTGTGCCTCGTGCCTTCTGGGAAAGAAGATGTCTCTCAAATGGTTGACCCCTTGGGAGACAGTCAGAATGGAGAAAGCGGACTTCTAAATTCCGACTCGATGGAATTGTCAATTGTTGGAGATGATAAACCTGATTTCCTTAAATTATCAGGAATGCCCAATCCAGTCAGTCTGGAAATTTATttgctatttatttttcttgaaaatGTTCTTGCAAGGGCAAAGGAGAGACGCTCTTGTCCGGTCAGAGCTCAAGTGTCCGGTCAGCCTGCAGATGAcagttgtggtgtcctaggtcaCTTCTGTATGACGGTAGCTCATAGAATCTTTTCCAACAAAGTGTTGTCAGAACTAGAATCCCTTGTATGAACTGGTTTTCATTTTACACATTCAATGAAAcaaagagcaaaaaaaaaaagaaaagtatcgAATATTCTGTTATCGATTTTTCTCTGTCTGTGTATGCAGGTGAATGGAGTTCCATATATCCAATTGTTATCTCATCCTACCTGGCATTCTCGAACGTCATCATGGTCTCTCTCCTTGAAGGTTCCCCAGTCAGTTCATGCTGCCAGGCGATCCAAGATTTCAGACGATCATTATCTGAAGCATGGAATGAGGTCACAGTTCCACACCAAGGTTGTGGTGAAGGATGACCAAATTAATGTAAGTGGCGAGGGTGCACCTAGTATCATTTGTTCATTTAGGGGCAGTTCTTCTGATGTATTCTCGATGAACTGTTATGGATGTGACTTGGAAGATCTGCCGATGATTCTTCTGCAACAGGTAtggttttatttataatatatcataTCAATTTATTCTTGAAGAAAGCATAAATATCCAAGAGCTAGTGAACTATAGTGCTTGAGATTGAGTAGTTTATTCTGGTGAGCAAAGGTGACATTGCAACATCAAAGGGTCTATGTCAGTTCAGATCCTGGACAATATGCTTCACATTTTACTCAAAATCTTTTAAAGGTGCAGCCTTATAAATTCTACTTGTGAACTGTGATAAGTAACTTTTCAAAATATTGTTTCATCAACAATCAGGTTCCTGCTTTTAGCAAGGTCCTGAAAGGTAGAGACAACTCCCAAATCAGAGAATGAGATCAACAAATTTACAAGGACCATAAACAAGAACTTGGAGATGCTTCGACTAACAAACTTCCTCTTAGTTCCTCGTTCAACTGAAAACTCGTGTGATCTCCAGctattttgatgatattatCATCTGAAGAAACTTTGGAATCTGTAATCAGCTTGTCTCACCGGAATCATGCATGTTTGAAACACAGTTCACCATAGCATACCATATTGTCCTGGCCATATAAGACTCTTTTCAAGTTataggttaattttgatggtttgcttATTGGCTGCGTGAGCTTAGACTTTGTATAAGGTAGGTCTGCTTGCTTCTAAACCGGCTTTCTAGGTTTTGTGATAGCTCCCATCTTTTTCAAAAGTTTTCTTAACTAGGAATTTGCACCTATTAGATAAGGTTGATGTCATGTTGGCAACAGAAGTAAGATGTTCTTTAACTTAGATGCATCATACTTCTAACTATAATCTGGTACATGTGAAATTCTCGCTCGATAAAATATCATAGTCTGTTATTCTTGCCTGCAAGTTCTCTTCCTTGTGCCAGCAACTGTAGAAGAATTACCATAGAACAATTCCATGCAGTTTGGCATCAGAATATGACCTATAAGCGAGCATGATTACAAATTGTGATGTAGAACTAGACTGAAGATTCCAAGTAGGAGCTAGGTGGTTGGTGAAAAAAGCTTATGGGCATAGAAGAATTCCTTGTGCCAGCAACTGTAGAAGAATTACCATAGCACAATTCCATGCAGTTTGGGATCAGAATATGACCTATAAGCGAGCATGATTACAAATTGTGATGTAGAACTAGACTGAAGATTCCAAGTAGGAGCTAGGTGGTTGGTGAAAAAAGCTTATGGGCATAGAAGAATTCCTTGTGCCAGCAACTGTAGAAGAATTACCATAGCACAATTCCATGCAGTTTGGCATCAGAATATGACCTATAAGCGAGCATGATTACAAATTGTGATGTAGAACTAGACTGAAGATTCCAAGTAGGAGCTAGGTGATTGGTGAAAAAAGCTTATGGGCATAGAAGAATTCCTTGTGCCAGCAACTGTAGAAGAATTACCATAGCACAATTCCATGCAGTTTGGCATCAGAATATGACCTATAAGCGAGCATGATTACAAATTGTGATGTAGAACTAGACTGAAGATTCCAAGTAGGAGCTAGGTGGTTGGTGAAAAAAGCTTATGGGCATAGAATTACATGAATGTTCAAAAAACT
This portion of the Phoenix dactylifera cultivar Barhee BC4 chromosome 11, palm_55x_up_171113_PBpolish2nd_filt_p, whole genome shotgun sequence genome encodes:
- the LOC103721352 gene encoding mediator of RNA polymerase II transcription subunit 17 isoform X2 produces the protein MQRPKPLPNEVLSDLSVSAATKLQRLRHLGRYFKQSSKAMEQQVSRDARFYGSLIRLQQNWKVKRQRMAAIGPGSEGFSFDLLDNSFLDLTALSRPSSISTVRVDHHYSGILSIQRPQKSCRSISLRFIGADPRCKQKSFSRKKVYSSAEHPRTAKTEALTDEDVNECVKDTHSVLCEIHQSIFEEQVFDMVNHETYNPLPGVSVTGMREDFLQLAIGQETSVCLCLVPSGKEDVSQMVDPLGDSQNGESGLLNSDSMELSIVGDDKPDFLKLSGMPNPVSLEIYLLFIFLENVLARAKERRSCPVRAQVSGQPADDSCGVLGHFCMTVAHRIFSNKVLSELESLVNGVPYIQLLSHPTWHSRTSSWSLSLKVPQSVHAARRSKISDDHYLKHGMRSQFHTKVVVKDDQINVSGEGAPSIICSFRGSSSDVFSMNCYGCDLEDLPMILLQQVASQVIRWLHEEALVVGMKASRDFLCLYFDLDHGDTLGLVAHVDPDDINGCISWWVVMDDGSAEGKKLTDYGESEGRRFLGHLSLEALYATVMDLASLCSIGGIH
- the LOC103721352 gene encoding mediator of RNA polymerase II transcription subunit 17 isoform X1, which encodes MMEEGSVRIDLDKLPIKRLDAIDELGNEQFPPEIGHEEKRLSMIRRIDFSFVVGKDEKQAKSSKETAAAAAAAAAAAQQPAWPWQGLVENLQLAHQELSIIIDLINTVEANDAVAVAGMQRPKPLPNEVLSDLSVSAATKLQRLRHLGRYFKQSSKAMEQQVSRDARFYGSLIRLQQNWKVKRQRMAAIGPGSEGFSFDLLDNSFLDLTALSRPSSISTVRVDHHYSGILSIQRPQKSCRSISLRFIGADPRCKQKSFSRKKVYSSAEHPRTAKTEALTDEDVNECVKDTHSVLCEIHQSIFEEQVFDMVNHETYNPLPGVSVTGMREDFLQLAIGQETSVCLCLVPSGKEDVSQMVDPLGDSQNGESGLLNSDSMELSIVGDDKPDFLKLSGMPNPVSLEIYLLFIFLENVLARAKERRSCPVRAQVSGQPADDSCGVLGHFCMTVAHRIFSNKVLSELESLVNGVPYIQLLSHPTWHSRTSSWSLSLKVPQSVHAARRSKISDDHYLKHGMRSQFHTKVVVKDDQINVSGEGAPSIICSFRGSSSDVFSMNCYGCDLEDLPMILLQQVASQVIRWLHEEALVVGMKASRDFLCLYFDLDHGDTLGLVAHVDPDDINGCISWWVVMDDGSAEGKKLTDYGESEGRRFLGHLSLEALYATVMDLASLCSIGGIH